Proteins from a genomic interval of Ptychodera flava strain L36383 chromosome 7, AS_Pfla_20210202, whole genome shotgun sequence:
- the LOC139136687 gene encoding organic cation transporter protein-like, translating into MTLAADDRNSVRQVFNQQAERSFLPAAITMTAFDDVLKNVVGDFGVFQKRSCILLALVNIIIGMTSISTVFIQADTYHWCKVPDSELWLETCESLNISSNCVNTVRDMAIPRDIANDGCQTSWKFSSCLRYENVTFDTVFTNFANNSIKTIRCDHGWEYDTTQYKSTVIQEFDLVCDRSYLNALAISFQMAGIVVGNIVYGPLSDRIGRMKTFTISLVQFLVCATIKATVPFFAVFVICRFAASVANHGMYMTTFILMTEMVGPSKRGFVSAMFFVSFALGYMALVVVAYIFRHWRHLILAISLPSTAFFLYSWFISESARWLLAVGKTRQAEAVMRRMARVNGMPVSDDMFTELNGKANDDAIEKITEEKVVESNWFGVFDLFRYPHIRKKTIIVSFQWFCVSLTYYGLVLSATSLAGNDYVNVAIAGAVEVPAYVIISTLIDTKLGRRFSYFGTSLLTGMVFISIVLVPKCGDVQWVNTALNMIGKCTITALYSLSYTYAAELYPTEVRTIGVSFGCMVALCGAVLSPQVLLARTLWEPLPEVIFATIITIAGFLVLLLPETRGKKLMQSISEGEVSDRKTYIYVL; encoded by the exons ATGACGTTGGCAGCCGATGACAGAAATTCAG TGCGACAGGTGTTTAACCAACAGGCGGAGAGAAGTTTTTTGCCAGCTGCAATCACCATGACGGCTTTTGACGATGTCTTGAAGAACGTGGTTGGTGATTTTGGGGTCTTCCAGAAACGGAGTTGTATTCTACTTGCCTTGGTCAACATCATTATTGGCATGACTTCCATCTCCACTGTCTTCATCCAGGCTGACACATACCACTGGTGCAAAGTGCCTGACTCCGAGCTTTGGCTGGAGACATGTGAATCTTTGAATATCAGCAGCAATTGTGTGAACACAGTCAGAGATATGGCAATACCCAGAGACATAGCGAACGATGGCTGTCAGACAAGTTGGAAATTTAGCAGCTGTTTGAGATATGAAAACGTGACTTTTGATACAGtttttacaaactttgcaaataaTTCAATTAAAACGATAAGATGTGATCATGGGTGGGAGTATGACACAACGCAGTACAAGTCAACAGTCATTCAGGAG TTTGATCTGGTGTGCGACAGATCCTACCTCAATGCTTTGGCGATATCTTTTCAAATGGCTGGCATCGTGGTTGGTAATATCGTATACGGACCGCTATCAGACAG GATTGGTCGTATGAAAACATTCACGATAAGCCTTGTTCAATTTTTAGTATGTGCTACAATCAAGGCCACGGTACCATTCTTTGCAGTTTTCGTAATATGTCGGTTTGCTGCATCGGTGGCAAATCATGGGATGTATATGACAACATTTATTCTAA TGACTGAAATGGTTGGTCCTTCAAAACGAGGCTTCGTAAGTGCTATGTTTTTCGTGTCATTTGCATTGGGTTACATGGCGTTGGTAGTGGTTGCGTACATATTCAGGCATTGGAGACACCTCATACTGGCCATATCTCTACCATCAACAGCATTCTTTTTATATTCATG GTTTATATCCGAGTCGGCGAGATGGCTCCTCGCTGTTGGCAAAACACGCCAAGCGGAGGCAGTCATGCGCAGAATGGCCCGTGTGAATGGCATGCCCGTATCTGACGATATGTTTACTGAATTGAATGGCAAAGCAAATGATGACGCTATTGAAAAG ATTACTGAAGAAAAGGTTGTTGAGTCTAACTGGTTTGGAGTCTTCGATTTGTTTAGGTATCCACACATTCGAAAGAAAACTATAATAGTTTCTTTCCAGTG GTTCTGTGTTTCTCTAACATACTATGGTCTTGTACTGAGTGCGACATCACTTGCTGGAAACGATTATGTCAATGTTGCCATAGCTGGCGCTGTTGAGGTCCCTGCGTATGTTATCATATCGACGTTGATAGATACCAAGCTTGGACGCAGGTTTTCATATTTCGGAACAAGTCTGTTGACTGGAATGGTATTTATCTCAATTGTACTTGTACCAAAAT GTGGTGACGTGCAATGGGTAAACACGGCACTCAATATGATCGGTAAATGTACAATTACGGCGCTTTACTCCTTGTCATACACCTATGCGGCTGAGTTGTACCCAACAGAAGTAAG GACGATAGGAGTTAGTTTTGGATGTATGGTTGCCTTATGCGGCGCTGTTTTGTCACCGCAAGTACTGCTTGCACGTACATTATGGGAACCACTACCTGAGGTAATATTCGCTACCATAATAACCATTGCTGGATTCCTTGTACTGTTGCTGCCAGAAACAAGGGGTAAGAAGTTGATGCAGAGCATTAGTGAAGGCGAGGTTAGCGACAG GAAGACGTACATCTATGTCCTTTGA
- the LOC139136096 gene encoding plancitoxin-1-like translates to MAHGSVAIFFVAFLTIAFCTLVSVNGFSCKNNDNQDVDWFIVYKLPKITHHEQKTVRDGRAFLYMDEREKVWDFKPEKSIDKNDHAVFFTLNQLYHNLPNDATYLLYSDSTPDGKKNKKKAHAKGILLFDRNALGFLMIHSVPKFPVSPNVRSQYSWASNADDNGQILFCKTYGDGNEGIMGRIMYRIYRYEAQIYDIQNPHNIEPRPLKRERDEVSVHIERPSKRQAFALEPVDEDHEEDGQFISFAKPRVVDSTVTIGTDIYTYLADRLKLRGVFVESWRNGAGGKFMSCHGKNRYTNEMYKVENIKELKFTIGIYNIQFTTTKDHSKWAVSQDQGKPWICIGDLNRFESQTRRGGGLACMQDETVWKQFNNSIHDVERVKIDEKHKCPPPTKK, encoded by the exons ATGGCGCACGGCAGTGTTGCGATTTTCTTCGTTGCTTTCTTAACCATTGCATTCTGTACACTCGTGTCTGTCAATGGTTTTTCCtgcaaaaataatgacaatcaGGATGTTGATTG GTTCATCGTGTACAAATTGCCAAAGATAACACATCACGAGCAGAAGACCGTGAGAGATGGAAGAGCTTTCTTGTATATGGACGAGAGAGAAAAAGTCTGGGACTTCAAGCCTGAAAAATCCATCGATAAAAATGATCACGCAGTATTTTTTACGCTGAATCAACTTTATCATAATTTGCCAAAC GACGCGACGTACTTGCTTTACAGCGATAGTACACCTGACggcaaaaagaataaaaaaaaggcCCACGCGAAAG GCATACTGCTATTTGATAGGAATGCTCTCGGTTTCTTGATGATCCACTCAGTACCAAAGTTTCCAGTGTCGCCCAACGTAAGATCGCAATACTCTTGGGCATCAAATGCTGATGATAATGGacaaatattgttttgtaaGACATATGGAGATGGAAACGAGGGCATCATGGGAAGAATAA TGTACCGAATATACAGATACGAAGCACAGATATACGACATCCAAAATCCACATAATATCGAACCACGGCCACTGAAAAGAGAGCGTGATGAAGTATCTGTGCACATTGAGCGACCGAGTAAACGGCAAGCATTCGCTCTAGAACCGGTAGACGAAGACCATGAAGAAGACGGTCAATTTATAAGCTTTGCGAAACCCAGAGTAGTAGATTCCACAGTTACCATCGGGACTG ATATTTACACATATCTAGCAGACCGACTCAAACTCAGAGGTGTTTTCGTCGAAAGTTGGAGGAATGGAGCTGGCGGAAAGTTCATGTCTTGTCATGGTAAAAACCGATATACAAACGAAATGTACAAAGTGGAAAACATAAAAGAGTTGAAATTCACAATCGGCATATACAATATCCAATTTACTACGACGAAAGATCACTCAAAGTGGGCAGTGTCCCAAGATCAAGGCAAGCCATGGATTTGTATAGGAGACTTGAATAGATTT GAAAGTCAGACAAGACGTGGAGGTGGTCTCGCGTGCATGCAAGATGAAACTGTGTGGAAGCAGTTTAACAACTCCATACATGATGTTGAAAGAGTGAAGATTGATGAAAAACACAAATGTCCGCCACCAACAAAAAAATAG